One Micromonospora craniellae genomic region harbors:
- a CDS encoding non-ribosomal peptide synthetase codes for MSTDARVALSTSQRGIWAAQKLFAEPGAFRAGEITWLPGAIDTAALAAAVSRAFAEADALRVRFHDDEGTPFQVVDASRSLETAVVDEPHSDRAIRDLMRATFSAPMIAPELSTTSVLIRRTDGNWAWFFAADNILLDGYSVTLFIRRVAEIYTAAVRGEPVSDAWFGRLADATADPVAPPEAMDFWRALLDVDSEQAPGTVADLFSFSYRPVRVALPDGGYERLRAYARGIRANWTDLLVAYWGLYNSLAGRRDEIAVRVPFMMRDGRALLRTPSALSRVLPVVATIGPRDTLAETVKAVGRQSQQARAHSAVEDHQITRCWPGNDFSYFTLPSINIKIFDYTARFDQVVGTVETLNPGQIGKLDLSVYSDPADGLRLELAGHESVIGQAEVQRHAAAFARFLTRALESAPDVTLHELAEAAFPASAAVDAAERAALADGSPSPSANGSTLIAANRPGGLVDGLLRGATPGATAVVADGERLSFAQLDARADAFARVLADAGVRAGNRVAVTLPRSVERVVAIVGVLRAGGVCVPVDPNYPARRQQWILEDSGAVAVVGPSGVEATGLRSGPADGAAFVIFTSGTSGRPKGVVLSHRAVANRLVWGAATLELGPGAVALAKSSVGFVDAMTELLVPLAAGATVVVLDDEAAGDPLALADAVRRHGVTHLLTVPGLADVLARAGGGPRPDATARVPGAMGSLRSWVCSGEVLAPATVEAMRVAAPDAVLRNFYGSTEVTGDATAGVGAGIGRAVPGTRVRVLDTWLRPVEPGVVGELYVGGIQLAEAYAGRGALTAERFVAGDDGDRWYRTGDLVRSDPQGSLEFVGRADDQVKIRGFRIELEEVRNCIERHPAVTGAAVVALDHPGGGKYLAAYVTGEAGELAAHVAASLPDYMVPASFTVLDAFPRTPNGKLDRRALPAPDLGSAGGRAPETETERALAGIFRDVLHLDVEVSADDDFFRLGGDSLLATRVIARLGSGLSLRDLFDAPIIAALARVVDSRGAKGPESLRLGSITRPAVVPLSHGQQALWVIDQFGGPRSRYVVPLVLRISGELVEAALAAAVRDVVSRHEVLRTLLVEQDGELRQVVVPVGDILEVEDFAEGRVAEIVRAGFDLGSELPIRAVLLRVAAAEWVLVMAVHHHAIDEWSFPSLLGDLSEAYRARAMGGRPAWKPLPVQYADYAVWQRASDPAVHLDFWRDALDGAPPESGISTDRSPGAEPSHVGADIDFALDPATAEALRGLAAAQGVTTFMAVQAAAALAVSALGGGDDVVIGSPVGGRTEDGLEDMVGYFVNTVPFRHRIGLGDRLADVLGRAREVVLDGLAHQAAPFEQIAAVAGVNRAVNRNPVFQVLLTYRHLADHGVLEPAFPGLQARLERASLGAVKTDLDIYLTETPVAVTGFLTYAVELFDAATAERFVAVFLRVLESLATAPQARVADLDLVQAPAPVETPAASVDASVDELLQRADPDATAVVTDGETLSFAELGARVDAFARLLADAGVRAGNRVAVMLPRSADRVVAILGVLRAGAACVPVDPDYPAQRVQWILEDSVAVAVVGPSGVEATGRVSGPADDAAFVIFTSGTTGRPKGVVLSHRAVVNRLTWGAQVLDLGPGARALVKSSVGFVDAMTELLGPLAAGAAVVVVPDEVAGDPIAVTDAVRRHGVTHLLTVPGLADVLARVPGAMGSLRSWVCSGEVLAPATVEAMRVAAPSAVLRNFYGSTEVTGDATASEGTGIGRAVAGTRVRVLDAWLRPVAQGVVGELYVGGVQLAEGYAGRGALTAERFVAGDDGERWYRTGDLVRSNASGELEFVGRADDQVKIRGFRIELEEVRNSIERHPAVTGAVVVALDHPAGGKYLAAYVTGEADDLRGHVAGLLPDYMVPVTFTVLDAFPRTPNGKLDRRALPAPDFGITGGRAPETETERALAGIFRDVLHLNHDVSADDNFFRLGGDSLLATRVIARAGTGLSLRDLFDAPTVAGLARIAGGAEQPERVRVGDVPRPAAVPASYGQQALWLVDQLGGPGGRYVVPVVLRLSGNLDEAALRSAVQDVVSRHEVLRTLLVEREGSLRQVVVPAADILVVDDFTDAGVAEIVQAGFALGSEIPVRAALLRVAAAEWVFVLAVHHHAIDEWSLPVLLGDLTTAYQARISGDRPSWAPLPVQYADYAVWQRASDPAKDLDFWRAALEGVPPESGISADRMPGPVPSHAGLDIEFSVDPATITALRAQGVTTFMAVQAAAALAVSALGGGDDVVIGSPVGGRTEDGLEDMVGYFVNTVPFRHRIGLGDRLADVLGRAREVVLDGLAHQAAPFEQIAAVAGVNRAVNRNPVFQVLLTYRHLADHGVLEPAFPGLQARLERASLGAVKTDLDIYLTETPVAVTGFLTYAVELFDAATAERFVAVFLRVLESLATAPQARVADLDLVQAPAPVETPAASVDASVDELLQRADPDATAVVTDGETLSFAELGARVDAFARLLADAGVRAGNRVAVMLPRSADRVVAILGVLRAGAACVPVDPDYPAQRVQWILEDSVAVAVVGPSGVEATGRVSGPADDAAFVIFTSGTTGRPKGVVLSHRAVVNRLTWGAQVLDLGPGARALVKSSVGFVDAMTELLGPLAAGAAVVVVPDEVAGDPIAVTDAVRRHGVTHLLTVPGLADVLARVPGAMGSLRSWVCSGEVLAPATVEAMRVAAPSAVLRNFYGSTEVTGDATASEGTGIGRAVAGTRVRVLDAWLRPVAQGVVGELYVGGVQLAEGYAGRGALTAERFVAGDDGERWYRTGDLVRSNASGELEFVGRADDQVKIRGFRIELEEVRNSIERHPAVTGAVVVALDHPAGGKYLAAYVTGEADDLRGHVAGLLPDYMVPVTFTVLDAFPRTPNGKLDRRALPAPDFGITGGRAPETETERALAGIFRDVLHLNHDVSADDDFFRLGGDSILAARIVSAALGHDLPLTLRHVFEQRTVGGLARILPVAAPIPVPVSSVLERLRESGADPNAWVYTETFEVPGHPALGERYAALVAGTDALRLSVQCVSRRLWLTQIEPVASVAVTETAGALRSAARDLVDVTNGTPAALAFARTPTSTVVALAVHAVAADRASARRLADALRFGTNGAPGHLGPALEAVEAAGAAVPDSALGGWQDLLRHVTPPDEASFESGRAETFRWEGAHTDDAVRLTLRRAAGGLISRGGHVGLVDEEVALAAGTGPFTATAPVPADSEDRTASAEFPLLRHHNQAGRRALRRAPVPHVLITRVHGPADDRLEGVETLYRAVIRYQLDPDAATITVLGLAAPAAAVVRDALTGAVAATPN; via the coding sequence GTGAGCACTGACGCGCGGGTGGCGCTGTCAACCAGTCAGCGTGGCATCTGGGCCGCACAGAAGCTGTTCGCCGAACCTGGCGCGTTCCGCGCGGGCGAGATCACCTGGCTGCCGGGCGCGATCGACACCGCCGCGTTGGCCGCCGCGGTGAGCCGAGCCTTCGCGGAGGCCGACGCGCTACGCGTGCGCTTCCACGACGACGAGGGCACGCCGTTCCAGGTGGTCGACGCGTCGCGGAGCCTCGAGACGGCCGTCGTGGACGAGCCGCACAGCGACAGGGCGATCCGGGACCTGATGCGCGCCACGTTCTCCGCACCGATGATAGCCCCGGAGCTGTCGACGACCTCCGTGTTGATAAGGCGTACCGACGGGAATTGGGCCTGGTTCTTCGCGGCCGACAACATCCTCCTGGACGGATACAGCGTCACCCTCTTCATCCGGCGCGTGGCCGAGATCTACACGGCTGCTGTCCGCGGCGAACCCGTGTCGGACGCCTGGTTCGGGCGGCTCGCGGACGCCACGGCCGATCCTGTCGCGCCCCCGGAAGCAATGGATTTCTGGCGAGCATTGCTGGATGTGGACTCGGAGCAGGCGCCGGGGACGGTCGCCGACCTCTTCTCGTTCTCCTACCGGCCGGTCAGGGTGGCGCTGCCCGACGGTGGATATGAACGGCTTCGGGCGTACGCGCGGGGGATCCGGGCGAACTGGACGGACCTGCTCGTCGCGTACTGGGGACTCTACAACTCCCTCGCCGGCCGGCGGGACGAGATCGCGGTGCGGGTGCCCTTCATGATGCGGGACGGCCGTGCCCTCCTGCGCACGCCGAGCGCACTGTCCCGCGTGCTGCCGGTCGTGGCCACGATCGGCCCGCGCGACACCCTCGCCGAAACGGTCAAGGCCGTAGGGCGGCAGTCGCAGCAGGCGCGGGCACACTCCGCAGTGGAGGACCACCAGATCACCCGGTGCTGGCCGGGAAACGATTTCTCATACTTCACGCTGCCGTCCATCAACATCAAGATCTTCGACTACACCGCGCGGTTCGACCAGGTCGTCGGCACGGTGGAGACGCTCAACCCCGGCCAGATCGGAAAGCTGGACCTGTCGGTCTACAGCGATCCCGCCGACGGGCTGCGGCTCGAACTGGCCGGCCACGAGTCGGTCATCGGGCAGGCCGAGGTGCAGCGGCACGCCGCTGCCTTCGCCCGATTCCTCACAAGGGCGCTCGAATCCGCGCCGGACGTAACCCTGCACGAGCTCGCCGAGGCCGCCTTTCCCGCCTCCGCAGCCGTGGACGCCGCCGAAAGGGCAGCCCTGGCGGACGGGTCGCCCTCCCCATCCGCGAACGGCTCGACGCTCATAGCCGCGAACCGGCCCGGTGGCTTGGTGGACGGGTTGCTGCGCGGAGCAACTCCCGGAGCGACGGCGGTGGTCGCCGACGGGGAAAGGTTGTCCTTCGCACAGCTCGACGCCCGGGCGGACGCATTCGCTCGCGTCCTGGCGGATGCGGGAGTGCGGGCCGGGAATCGGGTGGCGGTGACGCTGCCGCGGTCGGTGGAACGGGTCGTCGCGATCGTCGGTGTGCTCCGGGCTGGCGGGGTGTGCGTGCCCGTCGACCCTAACTATCCGGCCCGCCGTCAGCAGTGGATTCTCGAGGATTCCGGTGCGGTGGCGGTGGTCGGCCCCTCGGGTGTGGAGGCGACCGGCCTTCGTTCCGGGCCGGCGGACGGTGCGGCGTTCGTCATTTTCACGTCGGGCACCAGCGGGCGGCCGAAAGGTGTGGTGCTGTCGCATCGGGCGGTGGCGAACCGGCTCGTGTGGGGCGCTGCGACGCTCGAACTCGGTCCCGGAGCCGTGGCTCTGGCCAAGAGCAGCGTCGGATTTGTGGACGCTATGACCGAGCTGCTCGTGCCCCTGGCCGCGGGCGCGACTGTTGTGGTTCTCGACGACGAGGCGGCCGGTGATCCACTGGCGCTGGCGGATGCTGTGCGTCGTCATGGGGTGACGCACCTGCTGACGGTGCCGGGGCTGGCCGACGTGCTGGCCCGGGCCGGCGGCGGGCCCAGGCCTGATGCCACCGCCCGGGTTCCTGGTGCGATGGGGTCGTTGCGGTCGTGGGTCTGTTCCGGTGAGGTGTTGGCGCCGGCCACGGTGGAGGCGATGCGGGTGGCGGCGCCTGATGCGGTGCTGCGCAACTTTTACGGCTCGACCGAGGTCACCGGCGACGCCACCGCGGGTGTGGGCGCCGGCATCGGTCGTGCGGTGCCCGGTACCCGCGTGCGTGTGCTCGACACGTGGCTGCGGCCGGTCGAGCCTGGTGTCGTCGGCGAGCTGTACGTCGGCGGGATTCAGCTGGCCGAGGCGTATGCGGGTCGTGGCGCTCTGACGGCGGAGCGGTTCGTCGCCGGCGACGACGGCGATCGGTGGTACCGGACGGGCGACCTGGTCCGGTCCGACCCGCAGGGCTCCTTGGAGTTCGTGGGCCGCGCGGACGACCAGGTGAAGATCCGAGGGTTCCGGATCGAGTTGGAAGAGGTCCGGAACTGCATCGAGCGGCACCCGGCGGTGACCGGCGCGGCGGTGGTGGCACTCGACCATCCGGGAGGGGGCAAGTATCTGGCTGCCTATGTCACCGGGGAAGCCGGCGAGCTCGCTGCGCACGTCGCCGCGTCCCTGCCGGATTACATGGTCCCGGCCAGCTTCACGGTGCTAGACGCGTTTCCGCGTACGCCGAACGGGAAGCTGGACCGGCGCGCCTTGCCCGCGCCCGATCTGGGCAGCGCGGGTGGACGTGCGCCGGAGACCGAGACCGAGCGGGCGCTGGCCGGGATCTTCCGCGACGTGTTGCACCTCGACGTCGAGGTCTCGGCGGATGACGACTTCTTCCGGCTCGGTGGCGACTCGCTGCTGGCCACGCGGGTGATCGCGCGGCTCGGGTCCGGGCTGTCGCTGCGGGATCTGTTCGACGCCCCGATAATCGCGGCACTGGCGCGGGTCGTCGACTCCCGCGGCGCGAAGGGGCCGGAGTCGCTGCGGCTGGGATCGATTACCCGGCCAGCGGTGGTGCCGCTTTCCCATGGACAGCAGGCGTTGTGGGTGATCGACCAGTTCGGCGGGCCCCGATCGCGGTATGTGGTGCCGCTGGTCCTGCGGATCTCGGGCGAGCTGGTCGAGGCCGCCCTGGCAGCCGCGGTCCGGGACGTGGTGTCCCGCCACGAGGTGCTGAGGACCTTGCTGGTGGAGCAGGACGGCGAGCTGCGGCAGGTCGTCGTCCCGGTCGGGGACATCTTGGAGGTAGAGGACTTCGCCGAGGGGCGGGTCGCCGAGATCGTCCGGGCCGGATTCGATCTGGGGTCGGAGCTTCCGATTCGTGCGGTGCTGCTGCGGGTCGCCGCCGCGGAGTGGGTGCTGGTGATGGCGGTGCATCACCATGCCATCGACGAGTGGTCGTTCCCGTCCCTGCTGGGTGACCTGTCGGAGGCATACAGGGCCCGGGCAATGGGGGGGCGGCCGGCGTGGAAACCGTTGCCGGTGCAGTACGCGGACTATGCCGTGTGGCAGCGGGCGTCGGACCCGGCCGTACATCTGGACTTCTGGCGTGACGCACTGGACGGTGCTCCGCCCGAGTCGGGGATCAGCACGGACCGGTCGCCGGGTGCGGAACCGTCGCACGTGGGTGCGGACATCGATTTCGCGCTGGATCCGGCCACCGCGGAAGCGTTGCGGGGTTTGGCCGCAGCGCAGGGCGTGACCACATTCATGGCGGTGCAGGCGGCGGCCGCGTTGGCGGTGTCGGCGCTGGGCGGCGGGGACGATGTGGTGATCGGTTCGCCGGTCGGCGGGCGGACCGAGGACGGTCTTGAAGACATGGTCGGCTACTTCGTGAACACCGTGCCGTTCCGGCATCGGATCGGGCTGGGTGACCGGTTGGCCGATGTGCTCGGGCGGGCTCGTGAGGTGGTGCTGGACGGGCTGGCGCATCAGGCGGCGCCGTTCGAGCAGATCGCGGCCGTGGCCGGGGTGAACCGTGCGGTGAACCGCAATCCGGTGTTCCAGGTGCTGCTCACCTATCGGCATCTGGCCGACCACGGCGTTCTGGAGCCGGCGTTCCCGGGCTTGCAGGCCCGGTTGGAACGGGCATCGCTGGGCGCGGTGAAGACCGACCTGGACATCTATCTGACCGAGACGCCGGTGGCGGTGACCGGTTTCCTGACGTACGCCGTCGAGCTGTTCGACGCGGCGACGGCTGAGCGGTTCGTGGCCGTGTTCCTGCGGGTCCTCGAATCGTTGGCGACCGCCCCACAGGCCCGGGTGGCCGATCTGGACCTGGTGCAGGCGCCCGCACCCGTGGAGACGCCGGCCGCATCCGTCGACGCATCGGTGGACGAGTTGCTGCAACGGGCTGACCCGGACGCGACCGCAGTGGTCACCGACGGGGAAACGTTGTCCTTCGCCGAGCTGGGCGCACGGGTGGACGCGTTCGCCCGCCTCCTGGCGGATGCGGGTGTGCGGGCGGGGAACCGGGTGGCGGTGATGCTGCCGCGCTCGGCGGATCGAGTCGTCGCGATCCTGGGTGTGCTCCGGGCCGGGGCCGCGTGTGTGCCGGTGGATCCGGACTATCCGGCCCAGCGCGTGCAGTGGATCCTCGAGGATTCCGTCGCGGTGGCGGTGGTTGGTCCCTCCGGCGTGGAGGCGACCGGCCGAGTTTCGGGGCCGGCGGACGACGCGGCGTTTGTCATCTTCACGTCGGGCACGACCGGGCGTCCCAAGGGCGTCGTGCTGTCGCATCGGGCGGTGGTGAACCGCCTCACGTGGGGCGCGCAGGTGCTCGACCTCGGCCCCGGCGCTCGAGCGCTGGTGAAGAGCAGCGTCGGTTTCGTGGACGCGATGACCGAGCTGCTCGGCCCCCTGGCCGCAGGAGCCGCCGTGGTGGTCGTGCCGGACGAGGTCGCGGGCGATCCCATCGCGGTGACCGACGCGGTGCGCCGTCACGGTGTGACGCATCTGTTGACGGTGCCGGGCCTGGCCGATGTGCTGGCTCGGGTTCCTGGTGCGATGGGGTCGTTGCGGTCGTGGGTCTGTTCTGGTGAGGTGTTGGCGCCGGCCACGGTGGAGGCGATGCGGGTGGCGGCGCCGAGTGCGGTGCTGCGCAACTTCTACGGGTCGACCGAGGTCACCGGCGACGCCACCGCATCGGAGGGGACCGGCATCGGCCGTGCGGTGGCCGGCACGCGGGTGCGGGTGCTGGACGCGTGGTTGCGGCCGGTGGCTCAGGGCGTCGTCGGTGAGCTGTACGTCGGTGGTGTTCAGTTGGCCGAGGGCTATGCGGGTCGTGGCGCTCTGACGGCCGAGCGGTTCGTCGCCGGTGACGACGGTGAGCGGTGGTACCGGACGGGCGATCTGGTCCGATCGAATGCTTCGGGTGAGTTGGAGTTCGTCGGGCGCGCGGACGACCAGGTGAAGATCCGAGGCTTCCGGATCGAGCTCGAAGAGGTGCGCAACAGCATCGAGCGGCATCCGGCGGTGACCGGTGCCGTCGTGGTGGCATTGGACCATCCGGCCGGCGGGAAGTATCTGGCCGCGTACGTCACCGGTGAGGCCGACGATCTGCGAGGTCACGTCGCCGGACTGCTGCCCGACTACATGGTCCCGGTCACGTTCACGGTGCTGGACGCGTTTCCGCGTACGCCGAACGGAAAGCTGGACCGGCGAGCCCTGCCGGCGCCCGACTTCGGCATCACAGGTGGGCGTGCGCCGGAGACCGAGACCGAGCGCGCGCTGGCCGGGATCTTCCGCGACGTGCTGCACCTCAACCACGACGTGTCGGCAGATGACAATTTCTTCCGGCTCGGTGGCGACTCCCTGCTGGCCACGCGGGTGATCGCCCGCGCGGGCACGGGGCTGTCGCTGCGGGACCTGTTCGACGCCCCGACGGTCGCCGGGCTGGCGCGGATCGCCGGGGGCGCCGAGCAGCCGGAACGGGTGCGGGTCGGCGATGTTCCGCGGCCGGCGGCGGTGCCGGCCTCGTACGGCCAGCAGGCGCTCTGGCTCGTGGATCAGCTCGGCGGGCCCGGCGGGCGTTACGTCGTCCCGGTCGTGCTGCGGCTGTCCGGAAACCTCGACGAGGCCGCGCTGCGCTCGGCGGTCCAGGACGTGGTGTCCCGCCACGAGGTGCTGCGAACCCTGCTGGTGGAGCGGGAGGGATCGCTGCGTCAGGTCGTCGTGCCCGCCGCGGACATCCTGGTCGTCGACGATTTCACCGACGCGGGCGTAGCCGAGATCGTGCAGGCCGGATTTGCGCTGGGGTCCGAGATTCCGGTTCGCGCGGCGTTGTTGCGGGTGGCCGCGGCGGAGTGGGTGTTCGTGCTGGCGGTGCACCACCATGCCATCGACGAGTGGTCCCTGCCGGTGCTACTCGGTGACCTCACGACCGCCTACCAGGCCCGGATTTCGGGCGATCGGCCGTCGTGGGCGCCGTTGCCGGTGCAGTACGCGGACTACGCCGTCTGGCAGCGGGCGTCGGACCCGGCCAAAGACCTGGATTTCTGGCGTGCCGCCCTGGAAGGCGTTCCACCGGAGTCGGGGATCAGCGCGGACCGGATGCCGGGCCCGGTGCCCTCGCACGCCGGTCTCGACATCGAGTTCAGCGTGGACCCGGCGACAATCACGGCCCTGCGGGCACAGGGCGTGACCACATTCATGGCGGTGCAGGCGGCGGCCGCGTTGGCGGTGTCGGCGCTGGGCGGCGGGGACGATGTGGTGATCGGTTCGCCGGTCGGCGGGCGGACCGAGGACGGTCTTGAAGACATGGTCGGCTACTTCGTGAACACCGTGCCGTTCCGGCATCGGATCGGGCTGGGTGACCGGTTGGCCGATGTGCTCGGGCGGGCTCGTGAGGTGGTGCTGGACGGGCTGGCGCATCAGGCGGCGCCGTTCGAGCAGATCGCGGCCGTGGCCGGGGTGAACCGTGCGGTGAACCGCAATCCGGTGTTCCAGGTGCTGCTCACCTATCGGCATCTGGCCGACCACGGCGTTCTGGAGCCGGCGTTCCCGGGCTTGCAGGCCCGGTTGGAACGGGCATCGCTGGGCGCGGTGAAGACCGACCTGGACATCTATCTGACCGAGACGCCGGTGGCGGTGACCGGTTTCCTGACGTACGCCGTCGAGCTGTTCGACGCGGCGACGGCTGAGCGGTTCGTGGCCGTGTTCCTGCGGGTCCTCGAATCGTTGGCGACCGCCCCACAGGCCCGGGTGGCCGATCTGGACCTGGTGCAGGCGCCCGCACCCGTGGAGACGCCGGCCGCATCCGTCGACGCATCGGTGGACGAGTTGCTGCAACGGGCTGACCCGGACGCGACCGCAGTGGTCACCGACGGGGAAACGTTGTCCTTCGCCGAGCTGGGCGCACGGGTGGACGCGTTCGCCCGCCTCCTGGCGGATGCGGGTGTGCGGGCGGGGAACCGGGTGGCGGTGATGCTGCCGCGCTCGGCGGATCGAGTCGTCGCGATCCTGGGTGTGCTCCGGGCCGGGGCCGCGTGTGTGCCGGTGGATCCGGACTATCCGGCCCAGCGCGTGCAGTGGATCCTCGAGGATTCCGTCGCGGTGGCGGTGGTTGGTCCCTCCGGCGTGGAGGCGACCGGCCGAGTTTCGGGGCCGGCGGACGACGCGGCGTTTGTCATCTTCACGTCGGGCACGACCGGGCGTCCCAAGGGCGTCGTGCTGTCGCATCGGGCGGTGGTGAACCGCCTCACGTGGGGCGCGCAGGTGCTCGACCTCGGCCCCGGCGCTCGAGCGCTGGTGAAGAGCAGCGTCGGTTTCGTGGACGCGATGACCGAGCTGCTCGGCCCCCTGGCCGCAGGAGCCGCCGTGGTGGTCGTGCCGGACGAGGTCGCGGGCGATCCCATCGCGGTGACCGACGCGGTGCGCCGTCACGGTGTGACGCATCTGTTGACGGTGCCGGGCCTGGCCGATGTGCTGGCTCGGGTTCCTGGTGCGATGGGGTCGTTGCGGTCGTGGGTCTGTTCTGGTGAGGTGTTGGCGCCGGCCACGGTGGAGGCGATGCGGGTGGCGGCGCCGAGTGCGGTGCTGCGCAACTTCTACGGGTCGACCGAGGTCACCGGCGACGCCACCGCATCGGAGGGGACCGGCATCGGCCGTGCGGTGGCCGGCACGCGGGTGCGGGTGCTGGACGCGTGGTTGCGGCCGGTGGCTCAGGGCGTCGTCGGTGAGCTGTACGTCGGTGGTGTTCAGTTGGCCGAGGGCTATGCGGGTCGTGGCGCTCTGACGGCCGAGCGGTTCGTCGCCGGTGACGACGGTGAGCGGTGGTACCGGACGGGCGATCTGGTCCGATCGAATGCTTCGGGTGAGTTGGAGTTCGTCGGGCGCGCGGACGACCAGGTGAAGATCCGAGGCTTCCGGATCGAGCTCGAAGAGGTGCGCAACAGCATCGAGCGGCATCCGGCGGTGACCGGTGCCGTCGTGGTGGCATTGGACCATCCGGCCGGCGGGAAGTATCTGGCCGCGTACGTCACCGGTGAGGCCGACGATCTGCGAGGTCACGTCGCCGGACTGCTGCCCGACTACATGGTCCCGGTCACGTTCACGGTGCTGGACGCGTTTCCGCGTACGCCGAACGGAAAGCTGGACCGGCGAGCCCTGCCGGCGCCCGACTTCGGCATCACAGGTGGGCGTGCGCCGGAGACCGAGACCGAGCGCGCGCTGGCCGGGATCTTCCGCGACGTGCTGCACCTCAACCACGACGTGTCGGCAGATGACGATTTCTTCCGGCTCGGCGGGGACAGCATCCTCGCTGCGCGCATCGTGTCCGCCGCTCTCGGCCACGACCTGCCGCTGACGCTCCGTCATGTCTTCGAGCAGCGGACCGTGGGTGGGCTGGCCCGCATTCTTCCTGTGGCCGCACCGATTCCGGTGCCGGTGTCGTCGGTTCTCGAACGGCTCCGGGAGTCCGGCGCCGACCCGAACGCCTGGGTCTACACCGAGACCTTCGAGGTTCCCGGACATCCGGCGCTCGGCGAGCGGTACGCCGCCCTCGTCGCGGGCACCGACGCGCTGCGGCTCTCGGTGCAGTGCGTCAGCCGGCGCCTCTGGCTGACGCAGATCGAGCCGGTTGCGTCGGTGGCAGTCACCGAGACAGCTGGGGCACTGCGATCCGCGGCCAGGGATCTGGTGGACGTCACGAACGGGACGCCCGCCGCGCTGGCCTTCGCGAGGACTCCGACGTCCACGGTGGTTGCCCTCGCTGTCCACGCTGTGGCGGCCGACCGGGCTTCGGCCCGTCGTCTCGCCGACGCTCTGCGCTTCGGGACGAATGGCGCTCCGGGGCATCTCGGGCCTGCGCTCGAAGCCGTGGAGGCGGCGGGAGCGGCTGTGCCCGACTCGGCCCTGGGCGGCTGGCAGGACCTGCTGAGGCACGTCACACCTCCTGACGAAGCAAGCTTCGAGTCCGGCCGTGCCGAGACGTTCCGCTGGGAGGGCGCGCACACCGACGACGCCGTACGGCTGACGCTCCGCCGGGCAGCCGGTGGCCTGATCAGTCGCGGCGGTCACGTCGGCCTCGTCGACGAGGAGGTCGCGCTGGCCGCCGGGACCGGCCCGTTCACGGCTACCGCGCCCGTGCCGGCCGACAGCGAGGACCGCACGGCGAGCGCCGAATTCCCCCTGTTACGCCACCACAACCAGGCCGGCCGGCGCGCCCTGCGACGCGCGCCGGTGCCGCACGTGCTCATCACCCGCGTGCACGGACCGGCGGACGATCGGCTCGAAGGCGTCGAGACGCTCTACCGGGCCGTCATCCGCTATCAGCTCGACCCGGACGCCGCCACGATCACGGTTCTCGGGCTCGCCGCCCCGGCCGCCGCGGTCGTGCGTGACGCGCTGACCGGCGCGGTCGCGGCCACGCCGAACTGA